Genomic window (Luteitalea sp.):
CGCCGAGGCGAAGGTGAGCGCAAGACCAGAGAGCACGACACGCCATTGCATCACTTCATCTCCGCTGGAAACAGATGCCAACTATCCCCTTCCCGGCGGAGCGCAAGCTGATACGAGCCTGGCGACAGCCCCCGGAGGTCCAACCTGGCCTCGAATGTGGTGACAGAGTTCCGAATCGTCGCCTCGCCGGTGGCAGACGCCATCGACCGGAGGTCCGGGTCGAGCACTTGCACTTCGTACTCGCCAGGTTCCGAGCCGCGGGGCAGCAGCATGGTCACGTTCACGAGCCCGCGTGGCAGCAAGAGCGGCTGCTGCGTGGCCTGCCGCTGAGCGCTCCGCTCCACCGTGAAGGGCCGCAGGTCGAGCCGCGCGTGGACCTCGACCGCATCGACTCCCGGCCCCGTCTCCGCGGGTCGGCCGCCTTCCCTCGACAACGCAAGCCACAAACCGGCGGTGACAACCAACAGCGCTGCGGCAGCCGGAACGACCCATTTGGCAACCGACTGCCTGAACGCGCGGTGTCGGGTCTCTGCCTGCTGGAGGTCCCTGAACTCCCGGTAGCAGGGTGAACATTCGATGAGGTGATCGTACCCAGGATCGGTGATTGCGCGCTCTCGACGGGCGAGCTGGATCAACACCTCATGCGAGGGACACCCTGCACGCTCCGGGTTCGGATTGGCGTGCCGCAGCAGCTCTTCAATGTCGTCGTCGACACGCGACTCCGCTCGATCAGGTGGTGGAGTCTGATTCGCCATCCTCGTTCTCAGCTTCTCGTTCGTTCACGGACTCCCGCTTGGAAACGTCTACAGCCGACCGGCGCGCCGGGTCTTGATGGACAGCGTCCCTCACGTCGATGCCCAGCATGCTGCGAATCTTACGCTTGGAACGGAAGAAGAAGGTATCGACGGCAACGACCGAGGATCCCCGCTCCCGCGCAATCTCCTGGCTGGAGAACCCGGCCACCTTCCGCCCGAAGACGAAGCGCTCATCCAGCGGCAACCGAGCCACCACCTCACGGAGCGTGATCCGGCGCTCGATCTCGTCGGCCGTGCCGGTCCGCGCGTGCATCTTGGAGAGTGCCGCGTGGCTCGCCTCGCCGCGTAACGTCTTCTGTTCAAGACGGCTTGATGCTCGTCGCACGTAGGAGGTGGCCACGCTTACCACGGTGAGCCAGGCGTATCGATCTAGTTTGTCGATCGATCCCGACTCCTCCTCGCGTTTGGCGACCCGCCGGCCGGCTTCCTCGAGAACCTGGGTGAGCGCCACGTCATCGCGCAGGGCAGGAAACTGCCGCCGTAGCCGAGGCAGCAGACGACGGAGTGCTTCCTCGATGCGGGGATCGAACGGTTGTCCGCTCGCGTCGACCAACGAGAGCTTCCGCCAAGACTCCATCGGACACATCGGACGTGTCGGCGGGCACAACGTCCACGAACATGGCAGGCAAGCTTCAGTATACAGGGGTATAGGATTCTCACTGAAGAGCTGTAAGGTTTTTGCGTAGAACAGCGTTCTATGTGGTACAGGGCGCGTGTGGAAGAAACGGTCAGGCCAGGAGGCCGGGGAGGGGCCGTGGCGTCCTCGGATACCGATCGGCGCATAAACTCATCCTTGTTTCTCATGATGAGGATCTGCCGCGCTGTGTCGATAGTCCGTCATCGCCGCCAAAGAACGAGACGTTCGGCAAACTCGCAACTGACCGCCACCCTGCGTCGCTTCCCCGCTTGGTGCCGGTGGGCGCCAAGTAGCCATGGACCGTCCACGCTCAGGATGGCAACGCCCCGACGACGACCTTGATCTTCGTATGCATGGCGGCGCGATGCAGCGACTGGGTCGCCGTCGCGGAGCGTGTGGCACGGGTCGACTCGACAATCCTCATCACCGGCGAGAGTGGCGTAGGCAAGGAACGACTCGCACGCTTCATTCATCGCAGGTCGCCCCGCGCGCCCGGTCCATTCATTCCGGTGAACTGTGGAGCGTTGCCCGAGACATTGTTCGAGAGCGAGCTCTTTGGGCACGCTCGCGGTGCGTTCAGCGGTGCGCTTCAGGACCGTCCCGGACTCTTCGAGGCTGCGGACAAGGGCACACTGCTGCTCGATGAGGTCGGTGAGCTGCCGCTAGGCATGCAGGTGAAGCTCCTCCGTGTGCTCCACGACCGCGAAGTTCGTCGAGTTGGCGAGAATCGCCAGCGTAAGGTGCACGTTCGACTCATCGCAGCCACGAATCGGAGCCTGGCCGAGGACGTCGCGGACCGCCGGTTCAGGCGGGATCTCTACTATCGGCTCAAGGTGGTGAAGCTGTACGTGCCGCCGTTGCGGGAGCGTCCCGAGGAACTTCGGGGTCTTGCCGAGACGTTCCTTGAGCGAATCGCTCTTGAGATGGGACGGCCGGTTCCCCGCTACACGCCAGCAGCGCTCGATCGAATCCTCCAATACGCGTGGCCGGGAAACGTCAGGGAGCTCGAGAACGCCGTGGAACGCGCGTGCGTCCTTGCCACGGACAACGTGATCGACGTTGGCGATCTCCCTGATGAGGTACGATTGGCGCGCCCACTTCCAAGCATGCCGCAGCGCCTGCGCCCGCTGCGAGACGTCGAGCGCGACTACATCCTCGCGGCTCTCGAACAGAACGGCGGCAACAAGACGCAGACGGCCCAACAGCTTCGCGTTGCTCCAGCGACGCTCTTTCGGAAGCTGAAGCGTTACGCCGCCGATCGCTGAGACCAGCCAGGTCTCGCCTACGCTTGCGACGGTGGACGTGCGCGGCCACCGCGCCCCGATCTCACTCGTATCGCAGGGCCGTCATCGGGTCCGTTCGTGCGGCGTGCCGAGCGGGAAGATACGCAGCGACACCTGCCACCACGAGCATCAGGAGTGCCGCGCCCACAAACGTCGGCACGTCGAGAGGTTTGATTGCAAAGAGCTGACTCTCGACGAATCGCGTCACATAGCCGCCCGTCGCCAGTCCCAGCGCAACGCCACCGGCCGTCAACACGACCGCGGAGCGCGTGACGGTCACAACCAGATGCCATGGACGAGCTCCCAGCGCGGCTCGGATTCCGAGCTCTTGATGCCGCTGCGAAACCGAACACGCGACCAACCCAAACAGACCGATCGCAGCCAGCAGCAGCGCCATCGCTGAAAACGAAGTCACGAGCGTCGCGCTGAATCGCGGTCCGGCCACGGATTGCATCAACACGTCTTCCATCGAGGTCGCTGGCAACAACAGGGGGTTCTCTGGCAACTCCGGGAACACCGACCGGACTTCTTCTCGCAGCGCGTTCGCCAACGTGCCGGTGTCGAATGCGGATCGAACAATCAGGAAGGCAAACTCTGCCCGGCTCTGTGACAGGGGAATGTAGATCTCGTTCCAGACGTCAACCGTGGTTCCCGTCGATCGGGCGTCAGCGACCACGCCGACAATCTGATACGCCGGGAGGGCGGCGGAGCTGCCTCCTTCAATGTGCACCGTTCTTCCGAGCACGTCACCGGCCGGCGCGAGCTTCCGCGCGAGGGTTTCGTTGACGATGGCCACACCAGGTGATGTCGAACTGTCAGCCGAGGTGAAGATTCGCCCCTGAAGGAGCGGTATCTGTAAGAGCTGAAAGACATTGGATGACACGACCCGGACGTCGGCGTCCAGCGCCGCCGCAGCGCCTCTGCGACCTGTCGTATCAAGGGCCGCCACAGAGCCGATCGGTTCGTTGTCGGTGAACGGCACCCTCGAGCTCAGTCCGACTCCAGTGATGCCCGGGTGTGCTTCCACACCTCGTAGCAGGTCATGCCATCGCCAAAGGCGCTCTGCGCGATCCGGAAAGCGATCGCCCAGGAGACTCACGAGCAAGACGGTCCGCGATTCGGCGTCGAAGCCGGGGTCGGACGGGAGGAGCGTGAGAAACGTGCGCCCGACCAGACCTGCGAGGGCAAACAGCGTCACGGATGCCGCGACCTGGCCCACGATGAGTGCGGCTCGGAACCGTGCCCGTGAGGTCACCCGCGTTCCAGGTGTGCGTTTCATGGCCTCCACCACCGACAGACGAGCCAACCGCAGCGCCGGCGCGAGCCCAAACCCACAACCCGTGAGGACCGTCAACCCGACGGCGACCGCCAGCACGCGCGCATCGATCGCCGCCTCGCTGATCCGTGGGATCTCGGACGGCGCCAGCGCGAGCATCACCGGCAGCAACACGTACGCGAGACCCACGCCCGCGGCGCCTCCGGCCGCCGACAGCAGCAGGCTCTCCACCAGCGTCAGGCGAAACAGTTGCCACGAAGGCGCGCCGATC
Coding sequences:
- a CDS encoding AAA domain-containing protein, yielding MAARCSDWVAVAERVARVDSTILITGESGVGKERLARFIHRRSPRAPGPFIPVNCGALPETLFESELFGHARGAFSGALQDRPGLFEAADKGTLLLDEVGELPLGMQVKLLRVLHDREVRRVGENRQRKVHVRLIAATNRSLAEDVADRRFRRDLYYRLKVVKLYVPPLRERPEELRGLAETFLERIALEMGRPVPRYTPAALDRILQYAWPGNVRELENAVERACVLATDNVIDVGDLPDEVRLARPLPSMPQRLRPLRDVERDYILAALEQNGGNKTQTAQQLRVAPATLFRKLKRYAADR
- a CDS encoding FtsX-like permease family protein, whose protein sequence is MHHQSQTMSPMSDLLRDIRFAYRTLSRSPWFAALAVLTLALGIGGTTALFSLLDAVLLRALPYKDADRLVAVWGQNVERTGMRVPIPLVEALRERSTTLDAITINNIDGGAVRTPDGDVEVRGDHVSSNFVDVMGIAPLAGRGFLPEDERPGAIPVMIISYSFWQQRLRGDPEVIGRTLYLEEAPYTGDPLPYTVVGIMPPEFRTYWGSERAYWTPYASEHRRRRERQIGDELIARLAEGVTIDDARREIAAIGASVDIEDWREDGRRLGLSPLKREIVGDSAYALQLLLAAVAVVLAMVCANLAQLLLARSDGRVAEFATRKAIGAPSWQLFRLTLVESLLLSAAGGAAGVGLAYVLLPVMLALAPSEIPRISEAAIDARVLAVAVGLTVLTGCGFGLAPALRLARLSVVEAMKRTPGTRVTSRARFRAALIVGQVAASVTLFALAGLVGRTFLTLLPSDPGFDAESRTVLLVSLLGDRFPDRAERLWRWHDLLRGVEAHPGITGVGLSSRVPFTDNEPIGSVAALDTTGRRGAAAALDADVRVVSSNVFQLLQIPLLQGRIFTSADSSTSPGVAIVNETLARKLAPAGDVLGRTVHIEGGSSAALPAYQIVGVVADARSTGTTVDVWNEIYIPLSQSRAEFAFLIVRSAFDTGTLANALREEVRSVFPELPENPLLLPATSMEDVLMQSVAGPRFSATLVTSFSAMALLLAAIGLFGLVACSVSQRHQELGIRAALGARPWHLVVTVTRSAVVLTAGGVALGLATGGYVTRFVESQLFAIKPLDVPTFVGAALLMLVVAGVAAYLPARHAARTDPMTALRYE